From a region of the Stenotrophomonas sp. BIO128-Bstrain genome:
- a CDS encoding alpha/beta hydrolase has protein sequence MTDTHLSSPTCFADVGGTRFAYRRWGNADSAQPPLLFLQHFRGGMDHWDPLMTDGLAHGREVILYNGRGVASSSGQPRTRIEDMADDAAAFVRALGLNRIDVLGFSLGGFQALDLTWRHPLLVRKLMLLGTGPRGGVPDMEPQVLTTAPRPVPTFEDFVYLFFGRSEQAKDAAREFWQRRHQRVDQDPPSSPEVTEAQIEANMLYLPRLSEDDPFSYLRDIQQPTFILNGVNDVMIPTVNSFYMARNLPNAQLFIYPDAGHGAQFQYPQRFLDHVVRFLGE, from the coding sequence ATGACCGACACCCATCTCTCCTCGCCCACGTGTTTCGCCGATGTCGGCGGCACACGATTCGCCTACCGCCGCTGGGGCAATGCCGATTCCGCGCAGCCACCACTGTTGTTCCTGCAGCACTTCCGCGGCGGCATGGACCATTGGGACCCGTTGATGACCGATGGCCTTGCCCACGGCCGCGAAGTCATTCTCTACAACGGCCGTGGTGTTGCCTCGTCCAGTGGCCAGCCGCGAACCCGCATCGAGGACATGGCCGATGACGCAGCCGCCTTCGTTCGCGCGCTGGGGTTAAACAGAATCGACGTGTTGGGCTTCTCGCTGGGTGGCTTCCAAGCGTTGGACCTGACCTGGCGTCATCCTCTACTAGTGCGCAAGTTGATGCTGCTTGGCACCGGCCCGCGCGGCGGCGTCCCGGATATGGAGCCGCAGGTGCTGACCACAGCGCCACGGCCGGTTCCCACCTTCGAAGACTTCGTCTACCTCTTCTTCGGCCGATCTGAGCAGGCCAAGGACGCCGCACGCGAGTTCTGGCAGCGACGGCATCAGCGCGTCGACCAGGATCCACCGTCGTCACCCGAAGTCACCGAAGCCCAGATCGAAGCCAACATGCTGTACCTGCCCAGGCTGTCGGAAGACGACCCCTTTTCCTACCTGCGCGACATCCAGCAGCCGACCTTCATCCTCAACGGCGTGAACGATGTGATGATTCCGACCGTCAATTCGTTCTACATGGCCCGCAACCTGCCGAACGCACAGCTTTTCATCTACCCAGATGCCGGGCACGGCGCACAGTTCCAGTACCCGCAGCGCTTCCTGGACCACGTGGTTCGCTTCCTGGGCGAATGA
- a CDS encoding NADP-dependent oxidoreductase yields the protein MKAFLIDRYGKKETGRIGDAPQPPLRDDDVLIRVHAASVNALDTKIRTGEFKLILPYRLPLILGNDMAGTVVSVGAGVQHFKPGDEVYARPDDDRIGTFAEFIAVNAASVALKPGNLTMVEAASLPLVALTAWQALVETAQLKPGQKVFIQAGSGGVGTVAIQLAKHLGAFVATTTSTANVAWVKDLGADVVIDYKQQDFATELRDYDVVLNSLGKDELTRSLQILRPGGHLISISGPPTPAFASARGLAWPLKQVMRLLSHGIRSKAKQKGVTYTFVFMRASGQQLSEITSLVEAGAIRPVIDRVFPFQETQSALAHVESGRAKGKVVVNLQ from the coding sequence ATGAAAGCCTTCCTCATCGACCGTTATGGCAAAAAGGAGACCGGCCGCATCGGCGACGCCCCGCAGCCTCCGCTGCGCGATGACGATGTGCTCATCCGGGTGCACGCGGCCAGCGTCAATGCGCTGGACACCAAGATCCGCACCGGGGAGTTCAAGCTGATCCTGCCTTATCGCCTGCCGCTGATTCTTGGCAACGATATGGCTGGCACGGTGGTCAGTGTCGGCGCCGGGGTGCAGCATTTCAAACCCGGCGATGAGGTGTATGCCCGTCCCGACGATGATCGCATCGGCACGTTCGCCGAGTTCATTGCGGTCAATGCTGCCTCGGTGGCGCTCAAACCCGGCAACCTCACCATGGTGGAGGCCGCCTCGCTGCCCCTGGTCGCACTGACCGCATGGCAGGCACTGGTCGAAACCGCCCAGCTCAAACCCGGGCAGAAGGTCTTCATCCAGGCCGGCTCCGGCGGCGTCGGGACGGTGGCGATCCAGCTGGCCAAGCATCTGGGCGCCTTCGTGGCCACCACCACCAGTACCGCCAACGTCGCGTGGGTGAAGGATCTCGGCGCAGACGTCGTCATTGATTACAAACAGCAGGATTTCGCGACGGAACTGCGCGACTACGATGTGGTGCTCAACAGCCTCGGCAAGGATGAACTGACCCGCTCGCTACAGATCCTCAGGCCGGGCGGGCATCTCATTTCGATCTCGGGGCCACCCACGCCCGCGTTTGCCAGTGCGCGCGGGCTGGCCTGGCCGCTCAAGCAGGTCATGCGCCTGCTCAGCCATGGCATCCGCAGCAAGGCCAAGCAGAAGGGCGTGACGTACACCTTCGTGTTCATGCGGGCCAGCGGCCAGCAGTTGAGCGAGATCACCTCGCTGGTGGAGGCTGGTGCGATCCGTCCGGTCATCGACAGGGTTTTCCCGTTCCAGGAGACCCAGAGCGCCTTGGCCCATGTCGAGAGTGGCCGGGCCAAGGGCAAGGTGGTGGTTAATCTACAGTAG
- a CDS encoding SDR family oxidoreductase, translating to MTTRTTVLVTGASTGIGATYADRFARRGHDLVLVARDKARLEALAARLREQTGASVDILPADLTQPSDLATVEARLREDASIETLINNAGATLSGPFINQSTDAVAGLVALNTTALVRLASAIAPRLAQTGKGAIVNIGSVVGFAPEFGMSVYGATKAFVLFLSQGLSLELTPKGVYVQAVLPAGTRTEIWERAGIDVNTLSELMDVNELVDAALVGFDRREGVTIPPLHDAARWDALDDARQGLLSDLRQAHVAERYTPAA from the coding sequence ATGACCACTCGAACCACAGTTCTCGTCACGGGCGCTTCAACCGGCATTGGCGCCACCTATGCCGATCGCTTCGCACGGCGTGGCCACGACCTTGTACTGGTCGCCCGCGACAAGGCGCGCCTGGAAGCTCTCGCGGCCCGCCTTCGCGAACAAACCGGTGCCAGCGTCGACATTCTCCCTGCCGACCTGACCCAACCCAGCGATCTGGCCACAGTCGAGGCTCGCCTGCGCGAGGACGCCAGCATCGAAACCCTGATCAACAACGCCGGTGCCACGCTGTCCGGTCCGTTCATCAACCAGTCGACCGACGCGGTCGCCGGCCTGGTCGCCCTCAACACCACCGCATTGGTCAGGCTGGCCAGTGCCATCGCGCCGCGCCTTGCGCAGACCGGCAAAGGTGCAATCGTCAACATCGGTTCGGTGGTCGGCTTCGCGCCCGAGTTCGGCATGTCGGTCTACGGTGCCACCAAGGCCTTCGTGCTCTTCCTTTCCCAGGGGCTGAGCCTGGAGCTTACCCCGAAGGGCGTCTACGTTCAGGCCGTCTTGCCTGCCGGAACGCGTACTGAGATCTGGGAGCGCGCGGGTATCGACGTCAACACGCTTTCCGAGCTGATGGACGTGAATGAACTGGTGGATGCTGCACTGGTCGGCTTCGATCGCCGCGAAGGCGTCACGATCCCGCCGTTGCATGATGCCGCGCGCTGGGATGCGCTGGATGACGCGCGTCAAGGGTTGCTTTCGGATCTTCGACAGGCGCACGTAGCCGAGCGCTACACACCGGCCGCTTGA
- the dinB gene encoding DNA polymerase IV, producing the protein MKLVEEIKAEIRKIVHLDMDAFYASVEQRDNPALRGMPIAVTDPKGWGIIAAASYEARAIGVRAGTSAASAIARWPQLEIIESRLDVYESLSAQAHQIYARYSGCIEPIFLDEAYLDVTETTEKTSATALAKRIRADIWKELELIVSAGVSYNKFLAKLASDHCKPNGLLVIPPGRAQPFIDPLPVGKFHGVGPATEARMLALGIETGEQLRAASLECLVHEFGRGGQYFYDVCRGIDERPVSPPSARRSHGIERSFKHALLDDGARRSSLAKISAEVWAKCELSQSRPRTVTVKVRFTDFSEVTKSHSAPDALSSQQALALISERLLNTLAREGTPIRLLGISLSALTQTTTPPLEQQQLCLDLQRDSLPTTIHTATST; encoded by the coding sequence ATGAAGCTCGTTGAAGAGATCAAAGCTGAGATCCGCAAGATCGTCCACCTCGACATGGACGCGTTCTACGCATCCGTCGAGCAACGAGACAATCCTGCGCTGCGCGGCATGCCCATCGCCGTAACCGATCCGAAAGGCTGGGGCATCATCGCAGCAGCAAGCTACGAGGCCCGCGCGATCGGTGTTCGCGCCGGGACTAGTGCTGCATCCGCGATCGCACGCTGGCCCCAGCTCGAGATCATCGAATCACGTTTGGATGTCTATGAATCCTTGAGCGCTCAGGCACATCAGATCTACGCACGCTACAGTGGATGCATTGAGCCAATCTTTCTTGATGAGGCCTACCTAGACGTTACGGAGACGACGGAGAAGACGTCGGCTACCGCACTAGCTAAACGCATCCGAGCTGACATCTGGAAAGAGCTGGAGCTCATCGTCTCCGCTGGAGTGTCCTACAACAAGTTCCTTGCCAAGTTGGCCTCCGACCATTGCAAACCCAACGGACTGCTCGTTATCCCTCCAGGCCGCGCACAGCCGTTCATCGATCCACTCCCCGTGGGCAAGTTCCATGGGGTCGGACCGGCGACTGAGGCACGGATGCTCGCACTTGGCATAGAAACAGGAGAGCAGCTACGTGCAGCATCACTTGAATGCCTGGTGCATGAGTTCGGGAGGGGCGGCCAGTACTTCTACGACGTCTGTCGAGGTATCGACGAACGGCCCGTCAGCCCGCCTTCCGCTCGCAGATCCCATGGCATTGAAAGATCGTTCAAGCATGCTTTGCTTGACGACGGTGCGAGGCGCTCCTCCCTCGCAAAGATCTCTGCGGAGGTTTGGGCGAAGTGCGAACTCAGTCAGTCACGCCCACGGACAGTGACAGTAAAAGTTAGGTTCACCGACTTCAGTGAGGTCACCAAGAGCCACTCAGCACCAGACGCTCTCAGCTCACAGCAGGCTTTGGCGTTGATAAGCGAGCGGCTCTTGAACACGCTTGCCCGTGAGGGTACCCCTATTCGTCTACTTGGCATCTCCCTATCCGCCCTTACGCAGACTACGACACCACCTCTGGAACAACAGCAGCTTTGCCTTGATCTCCAACGAGATTCTCTGCCAACTACCATCCACACCGCCACCAGCACTTGA
- a CDS encoding alkene reductase: MTDKTLFEPYTLGSLKLSNRIVMAPLTRNRAGAGLVPSEHAATYYSQRASAGLLITEATQISPQAQGYQDTPGLYTSAQIESWREVTDAVHAKGGRIFVQLWHVGRVSHVDLQPDGAAPVAPSAIRAETKVFVNNGFADTSVPRALAVEELPDIVEDFRKAAANAIAAGFDGVEVHGANGYLLEQFIKNGSNTRTDAYGGSIENRARLLLEVTAAVVKEIGADRTAVRLSPVSPANGSSGSDPQPQYNYIAEQLSALGIVYLHVVEGATGGPRDAAPFDFDALRSRFKQTYLANNGYDLDLASARLNQGKADLFAFGRPFISNPDLVERLKTGAPLAPLNPATLYGGGAEGYIDYPALAGSSAQ, encoded by the coding sequence ATGACTGACAAGACGCTTTTCGAGCCCTACACCCTTGGTTCACTCAAACTCTCCAACCGCATCGTGATGGCACCGTTGACGCGCAATCGCGCGGGTGCAGGCCTGGTTCCCAGCGAACACGCCGCCACCTACTACAGCCAGCGCGCTTCGGCCGGCCTGCTGATCACGGAAGCAACGCAGATCTCGCCGCAGGCGCAAGGCTATCAGGACACACCTGGCCTCTACACCTCGGCACAGATCGAAAGCTGGCGCGAAGTGACCGATGCCGTTCATGCCAAGGGCGGTCGGATCTTCGTCCAGCTATGGCACGTCGGTCGGGTTTCCCACGTGGATCTCCAGCCCGACGGCGCCGCCCCGGTCGCGCCATCGGCGATCCGTGCTGAGACCAAGGTCTTCGTCAACAATGGCTTTGCCGATACCTCCGTGCCGCGTGCGCTTGCAGTCGAAGAGCTTCCCGACATCGTCGAGGACTTCCGCAAGGCGGCGGCCAACGCCATCGCCGCAGGTTTTGACGGCGTCGAGGTCCACGGTGCCAACGGCTACCTGCTGGAACAGTTCATCAAGAACGGGTCCAACACCCGTACCGACGCCTACGGCGGCTCCATCGAGAACCGGGCGCGCCTGTTGCTGGAAGTCACGGCTGCCGTGGTGAAGGAAATCGGTGCCGACCGCACCGCCGTGCGCCTCTCGCCCGTCTCGCCGGCCAACGGCAGTTCCGGCAGCGATCCGCAGCCGCAATACAACTACATTGCCGAGCAACTCAGCGCCCTGGGCATCGTCTATCTGCATGTGGTGGAAGGAGCCACAGGCGGCCCACGCGATGCCGCACCGTTCGACTTCGATGCGTTGCGCAGCCGTTTCAAGCAAACCTACCTGGCCAACAACGGCTACGACCTCGATCTGGCCAGCGCCCGACTTAACCAAGGCAAGGCCGACCTGTTCGCCTTTGGTCGCCCGTTCATCAGCAACCCCGATCTGGTGGAACGACTGAAGACCGGTGCGCCGCTGGCCCCGCTGAATCCAGCCACGCTGTATGGCGGCGGTGCCGAGGGTTACATCGACTACCCGGCACTCGCCGGTTCCAGCGCCCAGTAG
- a CDS encoding TetR family transcriptional regulator yields MKVTKAQMQANRAHIVKTASHLFRERGYDGVGIADLMGAAGFTHGGFYKHFGSKADLMAEAARCGFEQGTAKAEGFDAQAFVGYYLSRKHRDDRADGCTVAALSGDAARQPESTKEAFAAGIESMLHGLADGVGAQDGSGRERNLRAQSIDTIAQVVGALVLSRACPDDSPLADEILDVCRAAVLSRTSASAGA; encoded by the coding sequence ATGAAAGTCACCAAAGCGCAGATGCAAGCCAACCGAGCGCATATCGTGAAGACGGCCTCCCATCTGTTTCGCGAGCGGGGCTATGACGGCGTCGGAATCGCCGATCTGATGGGGGCCGCAGGCTTCACTCACGGTGGCTTCTACAAGCATTTCGGGTCCAAGGCTGACCTGATGGCGGAAGCTGCGCGCTGTGGCTTTGAGCAGGGCACCGCCAAGGCAGAGGGCTTCGATGCACAGGCGTTCGTTGGCTATTACCTGTCTCGAAAGCATCGGGACGATCGTGCTGATGGTTGCACCGTCGCCGCGCTGAGCGGAGACGCGGCGCGGCAGCCGGAGTCCACCAAGGAGGCTTTTGCGGCCGGCATCGAAAGCATGCTTCATGGGCTTGCAGACGGGGTAGGCGCGCAGGACGGCAGTGGGCGCGAGCGCAACTTGCGAGCCCAGAGTATCGATACAATTGCTCAAGTTGTGGGCGCATTAGTGCTGTCCAGGGCGTGCCCTGATGATTCGCCGCTTGCCGATGAGATTCTGGATGTTTGCCGCGCCGCAGTTCTCTCAAGAACATCTGCGTCTGCTGGTGCGTAG
- a CDS encoding TetR/AcrR family transcriptional regulator, which produces MMQAHQNHTASSVEIIFMALSNDEALIERIAAALALRPRSSLQELAKAAGISRATLYRFVPTREQLLSVLTGYAVSLMKRTLDEADLENGKPYGCLSHVTQAFLQHRDVYSFFFTHSVEEALARGALYFAMPEWRFFDERMESFFLRCQKEGFLRIDMPASWMNELYGSAVYGATRAVSLGRVAPVSAHDLVLNSFFNGVSAATAEINP; this is translated from the coding sequence ATGATGCAGGCGCACCAAAACCACACCGCGTCAAGTGTCGAGATCATTTTCATGGCGTTGAGTAACGATGAGGCTCTAATCGAGCGGATTGCAGCCGCCTTGGCCCTGCGCCCCCGGAGCAGTTTGCAAGAACTCGCCAAGGCCGCAGGCATAAGCCGTGCGACGCTATACCGATTTGTTCCGACGCGCGAACAGCTTCTTTCGGTACTCACCGGCTACGCGGTGTCTCTGATGAAGCGCACCCTAGATGAGGCAGATCTAGAGAACGGCAAGCCATATGGCTGTCTCTCTCACGTCACTCAAGCGTTCCTGCAGCATCGCGACGTGTACAGCTTCTTCTTCACGCATAGCGTGGAAGAGGCCTTAGCCAGAGGCGCCCTCTATTTCGCAATGCCGGAATGGCGCTTTTTCGACGAGAGGATGGAGTCATTCTTTCTCCGATGCCAGAAGGAAGGCTTCCTTCGCATCGACATGCCAGCATCGTGGATGAACGAGCTCTATGGCTCTGCGGTCTACGGTGCGACTCGGGCAGTAAGCCTTGGTCGAGTGGCTCCAGTGAGTGCGCACGATCTTGTTCTGAACTCGTTCTTCAACGGTGTCAGCGCCGCTACCGCAGAGATCAATCCCTAG
- a CDS encoding NADH:flavin oxidoreductase/NADH oxidase family protein → MIAPRSELAMQTNLLSHPLHLPNGSVLRNRLVKAAMSETLGTYDNRPTPDLVRLYTRWAASGLGMIITGNVMIDRRALGEPGNVVIEDEADLLVLRQWTQAATGQGTAIWAQLNHPGKQSTKGLNAHNLAPSAVPFREDMVAFFATPREATTSEIQDIVERFGRSAAICKKAGFSGVQIHGAHGYLINQFLSPHHNRRSDEWGGSPEKRRRFVLAVYAEIRRHVGASFPVGIKLNSADFQRGGFTEEESIETIRALADAGIDLIEISGGTYEAPAMNGAMQGPKKASTEAREAYFLEFAEKVRATVKLPLMVTGGFRTAAGMNAALRSGALDLIGLARLLAIDPDAPSALLQGRDSLQQVRPIKTGLKAVDRLGIMEILWYTRQLRRVAKGKEPRPHESGLEAFLKSALSSGWGTLRTRRMRARQ, encoded by the coding sequence ATGATCGCACCGCGTTCTGAGCTTGCCATGCAAACAAATCTGCTTAGTCACCCCCTCCACCTGCCCAATGGCAGCGTGCTGCGCAACCGCTTGGTCAAAGCGGCTATGAGCGAGACCTTGGGCACCTATGACAATCGCCCCACACCCGACCTGGTTCGGCTTTACACAAGGTGGGCTGCGTCGGGCCTGGGGATGATCATCACAGGCAATGTCATGATCGACCGCCGCGCGCTTGGCGAGCCGGGCAACGTAGTAATCGAGGACGAGGCCGACCTGCTTGTCCTGCGGCAGTGGACACAGGCGGCGACCGGGCAAGGGACGGCCATTTGGGCACAGCTCAACCACCCAGGCAAACAATCGACCAAGGGCCTTAACGCTCACAACCTAGCCCCGTCGGCTGTGCCGTTCCGTGAGGACATGGTGGCATTCTTCGCGACCCCGCGCGAGGCCACAACGTCGGAGATCCAGGACATCGTCGAGCGCTTCGGCCGCAGTGCAGCCATCTGCAAGAAGGCCGGGTTCAGCGGTGTGCAGATCCACGGAGCTCATGGCTACCTGATCAACCAGTTCCTGTCCCCGCACCACAATCGTCGCAGCGATGAGTGGGGCGGTAGCCCCGAGAAGCGCCGCCGCTTCGTGTTGGCCGTCTATGCGGAAATCCGCCGCCACGTCGGTGCCAGCTTTCCCGTGGGAATAAAGCTCAACTCGGCCGACTTTCAACGTGGTGGCTTCACCGAAGAAGAATCGATCGAGACGATCCGCGCACTGGCCGATGCAGGCATCGACCTGATCGAAATCTCCGGCGGCACCTACGAGGCGCCCGCCATGAACGGTGCGATGCAAGGCCCCAAGAAAGCGTCTACAGAAGCCCGAGAGGCGTACTTCCTCGAGTTCGCCGAGAAGGTGCGCGCCACCGTTAAACTGCCGCTGATGGTCACTGGCGGTTTCCGTACGGCCGCGGGCATGAACGCAGCCCTTCGCTCCGGTGCGCTGGATCTGATTGGCTTGGCGCGACTGCTGGCGATCGATCCCGATGCCCCCTCGGCCTTGCTGCAAGGGCGCGACAGCCTGCAACAGGTGCGTCCGATCAAGACCGGTCTCAAGGCTGTTGACCGATTGGGAATCATGGAGATTCTTTGGTATACGCGCCAGCTCAGGCGTGTTGCAAAGGGCAAAGAGCCGCGTCCCCACGAGAGTGGGCTAGAAGCGTTCCTGAAGTCCGCGCTCAGCAGCGGCTGGGGCACGCTTCGCACGCGACGCATGCGGGCGCGCCAATGA
- a CDS encoding alpha/beta hydrolase yields the protein MMIDIIAQPASERILQMTDTHLSAPTRFIEVDGESFAYRRWGNANSGQPPLFFVQHFRGGLDHWDPLLTDGLAAGREVILYNGRGIASSTGTPRNRIEDMADDIALVIQALGLPQVDLLGFSIGGFQVQEVALRHPQLVRKLLLLGTGLRGGDPKMEPKVLEVAPNPVPTAEDFLYLFFGRSEAARQAGLAFWERRHQRVEQDPPSSMAVAQAQSEAHAAYLQPLPGENPYAFLSAISQPTLVLNGVHDVMIPTINAWHLSQNIPNAQLLIYPDAGHGAQFQYPERFLKHAIQFLEE from the coding sequence ATGATGATCGACATCATTGCGCAACCTGCTTCCGAGAGGATTCTGCAAATGACCGACACACACCTGAGTGCGCCCACCCGCTTCATCGAAGTAGACGGTGAGAGCTTTGCCTATCGCCGCTGGGGCAACGCCAACAGCGGACAACCCCCGCTGTTCTTCGTGCAGCATTTCCGAGGTGGCTTGGACCATTGGGATCCTCTACTGACCGACGGCCTAGCTGCGGGCCGCGAAGTCATCCTCTACAACGGCCGCGGCATTGCTTCTTCGACCGGCACGCCCCGTAACCGGATCGAGGACATGGCGGACGACATCGCCTTGGTAATCCAGGCCCTTGGGCTGCCCCAGGTCGATCTACTGGGGTTCTCCATCGGCGGCTTCCAGGTGCAGGAAGTCGCGTTGCGTCACCCGCAACTGGTTCGCAAACTGCTTCTTCTCGGTACCGGCCTGCGTGGTGGCGATCCAAAGATGGAGCCCAAAGTACTGGAGGTCGCGCCCAATCCGGTGCCGACGGCCGAGGACTTCCTGTATCTGTTCTTCGGTCGCTCAGAAGCCGCCAGGCAGGCAGGCCTGGCCTTTTGGGAGCGCCGCCACCAGCGCGTTGAGCAGGATCCCCCCAGTTCCATGGCCGTCGCCCAAGCCCAGAGCGAGGCGCATGCCGCCTACCTGCAGCCGCTGCCGGGCGAAAACCCCTACGCCTTTCTCAGCGCGATCAGCCAGCCGACCTTGGTCCTCAATGGCGTCCATGACGTGATGATCCCGACTATTAACGCCTGGCATCTGTCGCAGAACATTCCCAACGCACAGCTGTTGATCTACCCCGACGCCGGCCACGGTGCCCAGTTCCAGTATCCCGAACGCTTCCTGAAACACGCGATCCAGTTCCTGGAGGAGTGA
- a CDS encoding alpha/beta hydrolase, with product MRYIESPTQTLDVGGTTFAYRDLGPRGGIPLLLLNHWGAVLDNFDPRIVDGLASRHRVIAIDYRGIGGSGGKAPVTVAEMAQDTIALIRTMGLGRVDLLGFSLGGFVAQQVVLDAPDLVRRLILTGTGPAGGRGIDRVGRVSWPLILKGLLTRRDPKYYLFFTASARSRQAATAFLQRLKERTNDRDRPASPGAFLRQLKAITAWGRQSPQDLGDIRIPVLIANGDSDIMVPTPNSGDLAHRIPDATLVLYDDAGHGGIFQYHAEFVRDALAFLDN from the coding sequence ATGCGATACATCGAGTCCCCCACCCAAACCCTTGACGTCGGTGGGACCACATTTGCCTACCGGGACCTCGGACCGCGCGGCGGCATACCGCTGCTCCTGCTTAATCACTGGGGCGCGGTGCTGGACAACTTCGATCCGCGCATCGTGGATGGCCTGGCCAGCAGGCATCGGGTCATCGCCATCGACTACCGTGGCATTGGAGGATCAGGTGGCAAAGCACCGGTAACCGTCGCGGAAATGGCGCAGGACACGATCGCGCTGATTCGCACGATGGGCTTGGGCCGCGTCGATCTGCTCGGCTTCTCGCTCGGCGGTTTCGTTGCGCAGCAGGTGGTGCTGGACGCGCCCGACCTGGTGCGTCGGCTCATCCTGACCGGTACCGGGCCAGCGGGTGGCCGCGGTATCGACCGGGTGGGCCGCGTGTCCTGGCCCTTGATCCTCAAGGGCCTGCTGACGCGGCGCGATCCCAAGTACTACCTGTTCTTCACCGCCAGCGCCCGCAGCCGACAGGCGGCAACCGCGTTCCTGCAACGGTTGAAGGAACGCACGAATGATCGCGACAGGCCAGCCTCACCCGGGGCGTTCCTGCGGCAACTGAAGGCGATCACGGCGTGGGGCAGGCAATCGCCCCAGGACCTGGGCGACATCCGTATCCCGGTGCTCATCGCGAATGGGGACAGCGACATCATGGTCCCCACGCCCAACAGTGGCGATCTGGCCCACCGCATTCCCGATGCGACGCTGGTCCTCTACGACGACGCCGGTCATGGCGGGATATTCCAGTATCACGCCGAGTTCGTTCGGGACGCGCTAGCGTTCCTCGATAACTGA
- a CDS encoding MDR family oxidoreductase yields MTFKALVANQTGETILTHLVDFKEEDQMPGDVTVAVEYSTVNYKDAMALSGRSPVIRKFPLIPGIDFAGVVETSSYPGIVAGDRVLANGWGLSQTHHGGFAQKARVSGDWLVKIPEIFSTRDAMAIGTAGYTAMLSVLALEHGGLTPERGAILVTGANGGAGSVAIALLSKLGYHVIASTGRMNEGDYLRELGANEIIDRQVLSTPGAPISKERWAGAIDSVGSYTLANVLAQTQYRGVVAAFGLAQGADLPGSVLPFILRNVTLAGIDSVNAPQHLRLQAWARLATDLDLDKLARTTKVIGLAEVPEVANEILAGKVQGRTVVDVNA; encoded by the coding sequence ATGACATTCAAAGCACTCGTCGCCAACCAGACGGGCGAGACCATTCTGACCCACCTGGTAGATTTCAAGGAGGAAGACCAGATGCCAGGCGATGTCACCGTCGCGGTCGAATACTCGACGGTGAACTACAAGGACGCGATGGCACTCTCTGGCCGGTCGCCGGTCATCCGCAAGTTTCCGCTGATTCCGGGAATCGACTTTGCCGGCGTCGTGGAAACCTCAAGCTATCCGGGCATTGTCGCCGGCGACCGTGTTCTGGCCAATGGCTGGGGACTGAGCCAGACCCACCACGGCGGCTTCGCACAGAAGGCACGAGTGAGCGGAGACTGGTTGGTCAAGATTCCTGAAATCTTCTCGACCCGTGATGCCATGGCTATCGGGACCGCAGGCTACACAGCGATGTTGTCCGTATTGGCATTGGAACATGGCGGCCTGACACCTGAGCGCGGCGCTATCCTGGTGACCGGCGCAAACGGCGGCGCAGGATCGGTGGCAATCGCTCTGCTGTCCAAACTCGGCTATCACGTAATCGCTTCGACCGGGCGTATGAATGAAGGAGACTATCTCCGGGAGCTTGGCGCTAACGAGATCATCGACCGTCAGGTTTTGTCGACACCTGGGGCACCGATTTCCAAGGAGCGCTGGGCAGGTGCGATCGACTCGGTCGGGAGCTATACGCTGGCCAACGTGCTGGCACAGACCCAGTATCGTGGCGTAGTTGCCGCCTTTGGGCTTGCCCAAGGTGCGGATCTCCCGGGATCCGTCCTGCCCTTCATCCTGCGCAACGTCACCCTAGCTGGTATCGATTCGGTCAATGCGCCTCAACATTTGAGGCTACAGGCCTGGGCGCGTTTGGCTACCGACCTGGATCTAGACAAGCTTGCGCGAACAACCAAGGTGATTGGCTTGGCAGAGGTTCCTGAAGTGGCCAACGAGATCCTTGCGGGCAAGGTGCAAGGCCGCACGGTCGTCGATGTCAATGCTTAA